In Streptomyces sp. V2I9, a genomic segment contains:
- a CDS encoding cytochrome P450 codes for MTEHEAERRAHYQATVVQGALRTAAAAGDPYASVLLVPDDPYPFYEQLRERGTLHRSAVGVWTTTSHRVANQILRDRRFGVRTPQGEKPPEFMPFDNSMLGLDPPDHTRLRKLATPSLNPRRLAHWQPYVERFTHELIDEMLAGRGQVNFMRAFAQQLPLRVIGDLVGIPPHHRTLFFRLSRRMAYLLDGVATAPAARGVVAAMAEMTAMFQEIIAERRADPREDLISDLLPAVEDGRMTMDEMVPLCMFLPLAGTETTVNLIGNGLLALLDHPEQWEMLVADPSLAAAVARETLRYDPSVQQYRRIAHTDIELEGRSIAAGEEVAICAGGANRDPEVYPDPATFDITRDPGPESLAFSAGIHFCLGAALARMEAETALAALATRLPGIRRAGPVRRRGSFIVRGMLQFPVDLR; via the coding sequence ATGACGGAACACGAGGCGGAGCGCAGAGCGCACTACCAGGCGACCGTGGTGCAGGGAGCCCTGCGCACCGCGGCCGCGGCCGGCGACCCGTACGCCTCGGTCCTGCTCGTCCCGGACGATCCCTACCCGTTCTACGAGCAGCTCCGCGAGCGGGGCACGCTCCACCGCAGCGCGGTCGGCGTCTGGACGACCACCAGCCACCGCGTCGCGAACCAGATCCTCAGGGACCGGCGCTTCGGCGTCCGCACACCGCAGGGCGAGAAGCCCCCCGAGTTCATGCCGTTCGACAACTCGATGCTCGGACTGGACCCGCCCGACCACACCCGGCTGCGGAAGCTCGCCACCCCCTCGCTCAACCCGCGCCGCCTCGCCCACTGGCAGCCGTACGTCGAACGGTTCACCCACGAGCTGATCGACGAGATGCTGGCGGGGCGCGGGCAGGTCAACTTCATGCGGGCCTTCGCCCAGCAGCTCCCGCTGCGGGTGATCGGCGACCTGGTCGGCATCCCGCCCCACCACCGGACCCTGTTCTTCCGGCTCAGCCGCCGCATGGCCTACCTCCTGGACGGCGTGGCCACCGCCCCGGCCGCCCGGGGCGTGGTGGCGGCCATGGCGGAGATGACCGCGATGTTCCAGGAGATCATCGCCGAGCGGCGGGCCGACCCGCGCGAGGACCTGATCAGCGACCTGCTCCCGGCGGTCGAGGACGGCCGGATGACCATGGACGAGATGGTCCCGCTGTGCATGTTCCTGCCGCTCGCCGGCACCGAGACCACCGTCAACCTCATCGGCAACGGACTGCTGGCCCTCCTCGACCACCCCGAGCAGTGGGAGATGCTGGTCGCCGACCCCTCGCTGGCGGCCGCCGTCGCCCGCGAGACCCTGCGCTACGACCCCTCCGTGCAGCAGTACCGCCGCATCGCGCACACCGACATCGAGCTGGAGGGCCGGTCGATCGCCGCGGGCGAGGAGGTGGCGATCTGCGCGGGCGGCGCCAACCGCGACCCCGAGGTCTACCCCGACCCCGCGACGTTCGACATCACACGGGACCCGGGACCGGAGAGCCTGGCCTTCTCGGCCGGCATCCACTTCTGTCTCGGCGCTGCCCTGGCCCGCATGGAGGCGGAGACCGCGCTGGCCGCCCTCGCCACCCGGCTGCCCGGCATCCGCCGGGCCGGACCGGTACGCAGACGCGGGTCCTTCATCGTCCGCGGAATGCTCCAGTTCCCCGTCGACCTGCGCTGA
- a CDS encoding cytochrome P450 — translation MSVLYDPNDPALAADRFAYYKRLREADPVHEISPGYWLLTRYDDVEALLRSPLSSSAFPKDPGWAMSRGGPTCPAMRSVSKWLLLQDGAEHRRLRKLIARVFTPRYIDRLRPRIGEIVDGLLDAMGEGEVDLIRDLALPMPVAVVGELLGIPVEDRARCRDWTDKVGYILDPDVTPRRRIAMNKAEPEFRAYLLGLMASRRDADPDTDLLSVLMTAEDNEQLTEEEVVANILLIFNAGHETTVNLIGNGMLALLRQPEALEALRADPAGLMGTAVDELSRFDPPVTLSSRIATAEMEFGGKVIPPGSHVVGFLDAAGRDPERYPDPDRLDLARTEPKTLAFSAGPHFCLGAVLGRLEAATVFSKLLERYSKIELLREDLPINKHFNLHGLLELPLRLTR, via the coding sequence ATGAGCGTTCTCTACGACCCGAACGATCCCGCCCTTGCCGCCGACAGGTTCGCCTACTACAAGCGGCTGCGCGAGGCCGATCCGGTGCACGAGATCTCGCCGGGCTACTGGCTGCTGACCCGGTACGACGATGTCGAGGCGCTGTTGCGCTCACCGCTCTCCTCGAGCGCGTTCCCCAAGGATCCGGGCTGGGCGATGAGCCGGGGCGGGCCGACGTGTCCGGCCATGCGCAGTGTCAGCAAGTGGCTGCTGCTGCAGGACGGGGCCGAGCACCGGCGGCTGCGCAAGCTGATCGCGCGGGTGTTCACGCCGCGCTACATCGACCGTCTGCGGCCGCGGATCGGGGAGATCGTCGACGGTCTGCTCGACGCCATGGGTGAGGGCGAGGTCGACCTGATCCGGGACCTGGCGCTGCCGATGCCGGTGGCGGTGGTCGGGGAGCTGCTGGGGATTCCCGTCGAGGACCGTGCGCGGTGCCGTGACTGGACCGACAAGGTGGGGTACATCCTGGACCCCGATGTGACGCCCCGCAGGCGTATCGCGATGAACAAGGCGGAGCCGGAGTTCCGTGCGTACCTGCTGGGCCTGATGGCCTCCCGGCGCGACGCCGATCCGGACACCGATCTGCTGTCGGTGCTGATGACGGCGGAGGACAACGAGCAGCTCACCGAGGAGGAGGTCGTCGCCAACATCCTGCTGATCTTCAACGCGGGTCATGAAACGACGGTCAACCTGATCGGCAACGGCATGCTGGCGCTGCTGCGGCAGCCCGAGGCGCTGGAAGCGCTGCGGGCGGACCCGGCGGGGCTGATGGGGACGGCCGTGGACGAGCTGTCCCGGTTCGATCCGCCGGTGACCCTCTCCAGCCGGATCGCGACCGCGGAGATGGAGTTCGGGGGCAAGGTCATCCCGCCGGGTTCGCATGTGGTCGGGTTCCTGGACGCCGCCGGGCGGGACCCGGAGCGCTATCCGGACCCCGACCGTCTGGATCTGGCCCGCACCGAGCCGAAGACGCTGGCGTTCAGTGCCGGCCCGCACTTCTGCCTGGGCGCGGTGCTGGGGCGTCTGGAGGCGGCCACCGTGTTCTCGAAGCTGCTGGAGCGGTATTCGAAGATCGAGCTGCTGCGCGAGGACCTGCCGATCAACAAGCACTTCAACCTGCACGGGCTGCTGGAGCTCCCGCTGCGGCTCACCCGCTGA
- a CDS encoding DegT/DnrJ/EryC1/StrS aminotransferase family protein, with amino-acid sequence MTTRVWDYLAEYEAEREDILDAVDQVFRSGQLILGPSVGRFEEEFAAHHGLAHAVGVDNGTNALVLALRALGVGPGDEVITVSNTAAPTVIAIDQVGATPVFVDVRESDYLMDTTRVEAAITPRTRCLLPVHLYGQCADLPPLEELATRHDLVILEDCAQAHGARQNGRPAGTTGRAAAFSFYPTKVLGAYGDAGAVITDDAGTDAELRRLRYYGMDEERRVVRAPGHNSRLDEVHAEILRRKLRRLDGYTEARRRIADRYTRALADTDLVLPAVTPGNDHVYYLYVARHPRRDAIIEALHPHGIHLGVSYRHPVHTMDGFAHLEQPAGALPVTEALAQEIFSLPMYPSLTEEQQDKVISALREVLRTV; translated from the coding sequence ATGACCACGCGCGTATGGGACTACCTCGCCGAGTACGAGGCGGAGCGTGAGGACATCCTCGACGCTGTCGACCAGGTGTTCCGCTCCGGACAGCTGATACTCGGACCCTCCGTCGGCCGCTTCGAGGAGGAGTTCGCCGCCCACCACGGGCTGGCGCACGCCGTCGGCGTCGACAACGGCACCAACGCCCTCGTCCTCGCCCTGCGCGCCCTGGGCGTGGGACCGGGCGACGAGGTGATCACGGTCTCCAACACCGCCGCCCCCACCGTCATCGCCATCGACCAGGTCGGAGCCACCCCCGTCTTCGTCGATGTGCGCGAGAGCGACTACCTGATGGACACCACCCGGGTGGAAGCCGCGATCACCCCCCGCACCCGCTGCCTGCTGCCCGTCCACCTCTACGGCCAGTGCGCCGACCTCCCCCCGCTGGAGGAACTCGCCACCCGGCACGACCTGGTGATCCTGGAGGACTGCGCCCAGGCGCACGGCGCCCGGCAGAACGGCCGCCCCGCCGGCACCACCGGCCGGGCGGCGGCGTTCTCCTTCTACCCGACGAAAGTCCTCGGCGCCTACGGCGACGCCGGAGCGGTCATCACCGACGACGCCGGCACCGACGCCGAACTGCGCAGGCTCCGCTACTACGGCATGGACGAGGAACGCCGCGTCGTCCGGGCACCGGGACACAACTCCCGCCTCGACGAGGTCCACGCCGAGATCCTGCGCCGCAAACTGCGGCGCCTGGACGGGTACACCGAGGCCCGCCGCCGTATCGCGGACCGCTACACCCGCGCGCTGGCCGACACCGACCTCGTCCTGCCCGCGGTGACCCCCGGCAACGACCACGTCTACTACCTCTACGTGGCACGCCACCCCCGCCGCGACGCGATCATCGAAGCCCTGCACCCCCACGGCATCCACCTCGGCGTGAGCTACCGCCACCCGGTGCACACCATGGACGGGTTCGCCCACCTCGAACAGCCCGCCGGCGCACTGCCGGTCACCGAGGCGCTGGCGCAGGAGATCTTCTCCCTGCCGATGTACCCCTCGCTCACCGAGGAACAGCAGGACAAGGTCATCTCGGCCCTGCGCGAGGTGCTGCGCACCGTCTGA
- a CDS encoding glycosyltransferase, with the protein MQSTAAYYGVPQMILPGLWDTLVRGDLLEQSGAGLSLPVDQLTPERVRESLVRLLEDPAFREGAAALRKDVLAAPSPNEVVPVLEELTARHTPGQAAG; encoded by the coding sequence GTGCAGTCCACCGCCGCCTACTACGGCGTCCCCCAGATGATCCTGCCGGGCCTCTGGGACACCCTGGTCCGCGGCGACCTCCTGGAGCAGTCCGGCGCGGGCCTCTCGCTGCCGGTGGACCAGCTCACCCCCGAGCGGGTCCGTGAATCCCTGGTGCGGCTGCTGGAGGATCCCGCGTTCCGCGAGGGAGCCGCCGCACTGCGCAAGGACGTCCTCGCCGCGCCCTCACCCAACGAGGTCGTCCCGGTCCTGGAGGAGCTCACCGCCCGCCACACACCCGGCCAGGCCGCCGGCTGA
- a CDS encoding fatty acyl-AMP ligase produces MATVLDGVRSGDGTPTLPELLRLRGERQPGDTAYVFLHNGEDPRESLTYGELAEAVDVRARRFAARGLGGNSVVLMYPSGLEFIAALLGCMASRAAAAPVQVPHRLTDVERVRRIAKDAGATTLLTETSVRRELEDRFGDLEELLGLTVLDTAGPAPAGVDVLRPTDPGLDDVALLQYTSGSTGDPKGVVVTHANFLANVAETDALWPCAGGTVVSWLPLFHDMGMLFGIVMPLWAGIPSYLMAPAAFIRRPARWLEAIARFRGTHSAAPSFAYELCARTAEQGKAGAVGDLSSWRVAANGAEPVRWQAIRDFTEMFVPHGFRPEAMCPGYGLAENTLKVTGGGLDRAPTAVWLSAAALREGRAELVDARTPGAVPVTSSGRAVAGTEVRIVDPGTSRACPPDVIGEIWVDGPCVAAGYKGRPEASAETFHARMRDAEGRPVDGREYLRTGDLGFLHAGELHVAGRFKDLIIHQGRNYYPQDIELSAEKSAEGLHPNCAAAFAVERGGKEHLVVVVEADGRTVRAHGTESLRERIVRAVHDHHRLTADTVLLVRRGTVPKTSSGKVQRRACRTLYEQGGLADLTAPPPGR; encoded by the coding sequence ATGGCCACTGTTCTCGACGGCGTCCGCTCGGGCGACGGGACACCGACCCTGCCCGAACTGCTGCGCCTGCGCGGTGAGCGGCAGCCCGGCGACACCGCCTACGTCTTCCTGCACAACGGTGAGGACCCCCGCGAGTCCCTCACCTACGGGGAGCTCGCCGAAGCGGTGGACGTCCGGGCCCGCCGGTTCGCCGCCCGGGGTCTGGGCGGGAACAGCGTGGTGCTCATGTATCCGTCCGGGCTGGAGTTCATCGCCGCGCTCCTGGGGTGCATGGCGTCCAGGGCGGCCGCGGCGCCCGTCCAGGTGCCGCACCGCCTCACCGACGTGGAGCGTGTCCGCCGCATCGCCAAGGACGCCGGCGCCACGACGCTGCTCACCGAAACCTCCGTCAGACGCGAGCTGGAGGACCGGTTCGGGGACCTGGAGGAGCTCCTGGGCCTCACGGTCCTCGACACGGCCGGGCCCGCCCCGGCGGGCGTGGACGTGCTCCGGCCGACCGATCCGGGCCTGGACGACGTGGCCCTGCTCCAGTACACGTCGGGCTCCACCGGCGACCCCAAGGGCGTCGTCGTCACCCACGCCAACTTCCTCGCCAACGTCGCCGAGACGGACGCCCTGTGGCCCTGTGCCGGTGGCACCGTGGTCAGCTGGCTTCCCCTCTTCCACGACATGGGCATGCTGTTCGGCATCGTCATGCCGCTGTGGGCCGGCATCCCTTCGTACCTGATGGCGCCCGCCGCGTTCATCCGCCGCCCCGCCCGGTGGCTGGAGGCGATCGCCCGGTTCCGCGGCACCCACTCCGCGGCGCCCAGCTTCGCCTACGAACTGTGCGCGCGGACGGCGGAACAGGGGAAGGCCGGCGCGGTCGGTGACCTCTCCTCGTGGCGTGTGGCGGCCAACGGCGCCGAACCCGTGCGCTGGCAGGCGATCAGGGACTTCACCGAGATGTTCGTCCCGCACGGTTTCCGGCCCGAGGCCATGTGCCCGGGCTACGGACTCGCCGAGAACACCCTCAAGGTCACCGGCGGCGGCCTGGACCGCGCGCCGACGGCCGTGTGGCTGTCCGCGGCGGCGCTGCGGGAGGGCCGCGCGGAGCTCGTCGACGCCCGGACGCCCGGTGCCGTCCCGGTCACCAGCAGCGGCCGCGCCGTCGCGGGCACCGAGGTGCGGATCGTCGATCCCGGAACGTCCCGCGCCTGCCCGCCGGACGTCATCGGCGAGATCTGGGTCGACGGGCCGTGCGTGGCCGCGGGGTACAAGGGGCGCCCGGAGGCCAGTGCGGAGACGTTCCACGCGCGGATGAGGGACGCCGAGGGCCGCCCCGTGGACGGGCGGGAGTACCTGCGCACCGGCGACCTGGGCTTCCTGCACGCCGGGGAACTCCACGTCGCCGGCCGCTTCAAGGACCTGATCATCCACCAGGGCCGCAACTACTACCCCCAGGACATCGAGCTGTCCGCGGAGAAGTCCGCCGAGGGCCTGCACCCCAACTGTGCCGCCGCGTTCGCCGTCGAACGCGGCGGGAAGGAACACCTGGTGGTCGTCGTCGAGGCCGACGGCCGCACCGTACGCGCCCACGGCACGGAGAGCCTGCGTGAACGGATCGTCCGCGCCGTCCACGACCACCACCGCCTGACGGCCGACACCGTCCTCCTCGTCCGCAGGGGCACGGTGCCGAAGACCTCCAGCGGCAAGGTGCAGCGCCGCGCCTGCCGCACGCTCTACGAGCAGGGCGGCCTGGCCGACCTCACCGCTCCGCCGCCGGGCCGGTGA
- a CDS encoding acyl-CoA carboxylase subunit beta, which yields MSLQEPVSPVEELPASTADRIADLSARHEEAVVLAEKKAADRQHLKGKLTARERIDLLLDPGSFVELDEFVRHRTVDAGIPRPYGDGVVTGHGTVGGRQVCVFSHDFTTLGGSMGEAFGGKVVKIYDFAMSIGCPVIGINDSGGARIQEGVTSIAYYTELGVRNVHSSGVIPQISLIMGPCAGGSVYSPAVTDFTVMVKDISYMFVTGPEVVSAVMGEQVTAEQLGGPAVHAEITGNAHYIGDDEQDAVSWVQTLLGYLPSNNLDTPPVYDHDCASTLTDDDLALDTVIPDSEQQVYDMADVVAAVLDDGDYLEIHPDFARNIICALGRVEGHSVAVVANQPNHLAGVLDIDASEKAARFIRFCDAFNIPVLTFMDVPGYLPGVGQEHQGIIRRGIKLFYAYAEATVPKVTVILRKAYGGGYAVMGSRQIGADRVMAWPTAEIAVMGAGSAVPLLHRRELAAAPPEERAALKDSLIDDYRRRFANPYEAAARGYVDMVIQPSRTRTEVAKALASLRNKRQTRPARKHGNIPL from the coding sequence ATGTCTCTCCAGGAGCCCGTCTCACCGGTCGAGGAGCTGCCCGCCTCCACGGCGGACCGCATCGCGGACCTGTCGGCCCGGCACGAGGAGGCCGTCGTCCTCGCCGAGAAGAAGGCCGCGGACCGCCAGCACCTCAAAGGGAAACTCACCGCCCGCGAGCGCATCGACCTGCTGCTCGACCCCGGCTCGTTCGTCGAACTCGACGAGTTCGTGCGCCACCGGACCGTCGACGCGGGCATCCCGCGTCCCTACGGCGACGGGGTGGTGACCGGCCACGGCACCGTCGGCGGACGCCAGGTGTGCGTCTTCTCCCACGACTTCACCACCCTCGGCGGCAGCATGGGAGAGGCCTTCGGCGGCAAGGTCGTCAAGATCTACGACTTCGCCATGAGCATCGGCTGCCCCGTCATCGGCATCAACGACTCCGGCGGCGCCCGCATCCAGGAAGGCGTGACGTCCATCGCCTACTACACCGAACTGGGCGTCCGCAACGTCCATTCCTCCGGTGTGATCCCGCAGATCTCCCTCATCATGGGCCCCTGCGCGGGCGGTTCGGTCTACTCGCCCGCCGTCACCGATTTCACGGTCATGGTCAAGGACATCTCCTACATGTTCGTCACCGGCCCCGAGGTCGTCTCCGCCGTCATGGGCGAACAGGTGACCGCCGAGCAGCTCGGCGGGCCCGCCGTCCACGCCGAGATCACCGGCAACGCGCACTACATCGGCGACGACGAGCAGGACGCCGTCTCCTGGGTGCAGACCCTCCTGGGCTACCTGCCGTCCAACAACCTGGACACCCCCCCGGTCTACGACCACGACTGCGCCTCCACCCTCACCGACGACGACCTGGCGCTCGACACCGTCATCCCCGACAGCGAGCAGCAGGTGTACGACATGGCCGACGTCGTCGCCGCGGTCCTCGACGACGGCGACTACCTCGAGATCCACCCGGACTTCGCCCGCAACATCATCTGCGCGCTCGGCCGGGTCGAGGGGCACTCGGTGGCCGTCGTCGCCAACCAGCCCAACCACCTCGCCGGCGTGCTCGACATCGACGCCTCCGAGAAGGCCGCCCGCTTCATCCGCTTCTGCGATGCCTTCAACATCCCCGTCCTCACCTTCATGGACGTTCCCGGCTACCTGCCCGGCGTCGGACAGGAGCACCAGGGCATCATCCGGCGCGGCATCAAACTCTTCTACGCCTACGCCGAGGCCACCGTCCCCAAGGTCACCGTCATCCTCCGCAAGGCCTACGGCGGCGGATACGCGGTGATGGGGTCCCGGCAGATCGGCGCCGACCGCGTGATGGCCTGGCCCACCGCCGAGATCGCCGTGATGGGCGCCGGAAGCGCCGTGCCACTCCTGCACCGCCGTGAGCTGGCCGCCGCCCCGCCCGAGGAACGCGCGGCACTCAAGGACAGCCTCATCGACGACTACCGCCGCAGGTTCGCCAACCCCTACGAAGCCGCCGCACGCGGATACGTCGACATGGTCATCCAGCCCTCCCGCACCCGGACCGAGGTCGCCAAGGCGCTGGCGAGCCTGCGGAACAAGCGGCAGACGCGCCCGGCACGCAAGCACGGAAACATTCCGCTGTGA
- a CDS encoding LuxR family transcriptional regulator has translation MLVHRDEQLAHLHWAFHACEKHGHGQVALVTGAVGSGKTQVLETFGEWAAAAGGQVLSAAGSRAEQGLHFGVLGQLLHSARMKPEGLRQVEELIREAALSVPTAEAGTDMAAEVLTEVLTADGLWAPLLRTAFDTFLALARQGPLVLAVDDLQHTDAASLHCLLYVTRRLRNARIMVLLSEATTLRQAHPLFHAELRSLPRFTRVTLPPLTAESVSRLLSARALAHGTGTGAGAHAPRGTGAGAREVGEEVRRILRVTGGNPLLTQALVDEQANREKDSAPAGGARAGDTFDRAVLDCLYRHEPGVREVAQALAVLDRPASQELLGQLLDVLPDTTGPAVRVLQGAGLVDSGELRHPRILDAVRSDIPAEERRRLHQRAAEVLHENGAEASVVAEHLVASAWTDGAWVVPVLRDAAAHALSSGRPDHAAACLRLGGQAETDKDRYNSLMAMLITARWQVNPLAVTGQVSQLVEAARDGGTSLSTAVATVPYLLWQGRAEEAAEAISGCGADDHGPAADALRLTRLLIALSHPEYLGTLSENPGSWIRTATAPHAASPQLQAVSVLGHALMPTGGVDTAAAAEQLLERHHLDSGSLGLLTAPLLALLCAGRADRVAVWGEQLLARPGVRHTPAWRGVVRAIHAEATLRLGDLDAAERGARLSLEDLPAPAWGVAVGGPLGTLITCTTESGRLFEAERWLAQPLPAGVFRTPVGAHYLIARGRHHLAMGRHQAARADLHRCGELVRSWGTDVAGLVPWRLELARVQLGLGNRTQAAQLLREQLQVSRGLDDRTQGRALRLLASTAAPDHRRRLLSRAVTVLQSCSDQQELARALSDTGQAFPRAGDSPQPRLFVHRANRVAQSTGRSTALPQQMDRRSTPDDTPPAGAPPEPATNPRPRPGPGSGAQPGPAPGADGFEVRDQDSVLSEAERRVAVLAARGRTNRQISNELYITVSTVEQHLTRVYRKLDVKSRTDLPNRLMALAEPMA, from the coding sequence ATGCTGGTCCATCGAGACGAACAACTGGCCCATCTACACTGGGCTTTCCATGCCTGCGAGAAGCACGGACACGGGCAGGTGGCGCTGGTCACCGGTGCTGTGGGAAGCGGTAAGACCCAGGTGCTGGAGACCTTCGGGGAGTGGGCCGCCGCCGCCGGGGGGCAGGTGCTGAGCGCGGCCGGATCACGGGCCGAGCAGGGACTCCACTTCGGAGTGCTCGGGCAGCTTCTGCACAGTGCGCGGATGAAGCCGGAAGGGCTCCGGCAGGTCGAGGAACTGATACGCGAGGCCGCGCTGTCGGTTCCCACGGCGGAAGCCGGAACCGATATGGCGGCCGAGGTATTAACAGAAGTTTTAACAGCGGACGGGCTCTGGGCGCCGTTGCTGCGGACCGCCTTCGACACGTTCCTCGCACTGGCCCGTCAAGGGCCGCTGGTGCTGGCGGTGGACGACCTCCAGCACACCGACGCCGCCTCGCTGCACTGTCTGCTGTATGTGACCCGAAGACTGAGAAACGCCCGCATCATGGTGCTGCTCTCGGAGGCGACGACACTGCGCCAGGCGCATCCGCTGTTCCACGCGGAACTGCGCAGTCTGCCCCGCTTCACCCGCGTCACCCTGCCGCCCCTGACCGCCGAGTCCGTCTCCCGGCTGCTCAGCGCCAGGGCCCTGGCACACGGCACCGGAACCGGGGCGGGGGCACACGCCCCGCGCGGCACCGGCGCCGGGGCGCGGGAGGTGGGTGAGGAGGTCAGGCGGATCCTGCGGGTGACCGGCGGCAACCCGCTGCTGACCCAGGCGCTGGTCGACGAGCAGGCCAACCGCGAGAAGGACAGCGCCCCCGCGGGCGGGGCGAGGGCCGGCGACACGTTCGACCGGGCGGTGCTCGACTGCCTCTACCGCCACGAGCCCGGCGTACGCGAGGTGGCTCAGGCGCTCGCGGTGCTGGACCGCCCGGCCTCGCAGGAGCTGCTGGGCCAGCTGCTCGACGTCCTGCCCGACACCACCGGGCCCGCCGTACGGGTCCTCCAGGGCGCCGGGCTCGTCGACTCCGGCGAGCTGCGCCACCCGCGGATCCTGGACGCGGTGCGTTCGGACATACCGGCCGAGGAACGGCGGCGGCTGCACCAGCGGGCGGCCGAGGTGCTGCACGAGAACGGTGCGGAGGCGAGTGTGGTCGCCGAGCATCTGGTGGCCTCGGCGTGGACGGACGGCGCCTGGGTGGTGCCCGTCCTCAGGGACGCCGCGGCCCACGCGCTGTCCAGCGGCCGGCCCGACCACGCCGCGGCGTGCCTGCGCCTGGGCGGCCAGGCCGAAACCGACAAGGACCGGTACAACTCGCTGATGGCGATGCTGATCACCGCCCGCTGGCAGGTCAATCCGCTGGCCGTGACCGGTCAGGTGAGCCAGCTGGTGGAAGCGGCGCGGGACGGCGGGACCTCTCTGTCCACCGCCGTGGCCACCGTGCCGTACCTGCTGTGGCAGGGGCGGGCCGAGGAGGCCGCCGAGGCGATCAGCGGCTGCGGCGCGGACGACCACGGCCCCGCCGCGGACGCGCTGCGGCTGACCCGTCTGCTGATCGCCCTGTCCCACCCGGAATACCTGGGGACACTGAGCGAGAACCCCGGCTCCTGGATCCGGACGGCGACAGCGCCGCACGCGGCGAGCCCGCAGCTCCAGGCCGTCTCGGTACTCGGCCACGCGCTGATGCCGACCGGCGGCGTGGACACCGCGGCCGCCGCGGAGCAGCTGCTGGAGCGCCACCACCTCGACAGCGGCTCGCTTGGGCTGCTGACCGCTCCCCTCCTGGCGCTGCTCTGCGCCGGCCGCGCCGACCGGGTCGCGGTCTGGGGCGAGCAGCTCCTGGCCCGCCCCGGTGTCCGGCACACACCGGCCTGGCGGGGTGTGGTGAGGGCGATCCACGCGGAGGCGACGCTGCGCCTGGGAGACCTGGACGCGGCGGAGCGCGGAGCGCGGCTCTCCCTGGAGGATCTGCCCGCGCCCGCCTGGGGCGTGGCCGTGGGCGGCCCGCTGGGCACACTGATCACCTGCACGACCGAGAGCGGCCGGCTGTTCGAGGCCGAACGGTGGCTGGCGCAGCCGCTGCCGGCCGGGGTCTTCCGCACCCCGGTGGGCGCGCACTACCTCATCGCCCGCGGCCGGCACCACCTGGCCATGGGGCGCCACCAGGCCGCCCGCGCCGATCTCCACCGGTGCGGTGAGCTGGTCAGGTCCTGGGGCACCGACGTGGCCGGACTCGTTCCCTGGCGCCTGGAACTGGCCCGCGTACAGCTCGGCCTCGGCAACAGGACACAGGCCGCGCAGCTGCTCCGGGAACAGCTGCAGGTGTCCCGCGGGCTGGATGACCGCACCCAGGGCCGGGCCCTGCGGCTGCTGGCCTCCACGGCCGCACCCGACCACCGGCGCAGACTGCTCTCCAGAGCGGTGACCGTGCTGCAGTCGTGCAGTGACCAGCAGGAACTGGCCCGCGCCCTGTCCGACACCGGCCAGGCGTTCCCCCGCGCCGGCGACTCCCCGCAGCCCCGGCTGTTCGTCCACCGCGCCAACCGGGTCGCCCAGAGCACGGGCCGGTCCACCGCGCTGCCGCAGCAGATGGACCGGCGCAGCACACCCGACGACACCCCGCCCGCCGGCGCTCCCCCGGAACCCGCCACGAACCCGCGCCCCCGGCCGGGGCCGGGCTCGGGTGCGCAGCCGGGCCCGGCACCGGGGGCGGACGGGTTCGAGGTCCGCGACCAGGACAGCGTGCTGAGCGAGGCCGAGCGCCGGGTCGCGGTCCTGGCAGCCCGCGGACGCACCAACCGGCAGATCTCCAACGAGCTCTACATCACCGTCAGCACCGTGGAGCAGCACCTCACCCGCGTGTACCGCAAGCTGGACGTCAAAAGCCGTACCGACCTGCCCAACCGGCTCATGGCTCTCGCCGAACCCATGGCCTGA